One stretch of Falco naumanni isolate bFalNau1 chromosome 7, bFalNau1.pat, whole genome shotgun sequence DNA includes these proteins:
- the SLC25A29 gene encoding mitochondrial basic amino acids transporter isoform X1 yields the protein MALDFLAGCVGGAAGVLVGHPFDTVKVRLQVQNVEKPLYRGTFHCFQSIIKQESAFGLYKGIGSPMMGLTFINALVFGVQGNTLRALGKDTPLNQFLAGSAAGAIQCVICCPMELAKTRMQLQGTGEYKLKMKNYKNSLDCLIKIYRKEGLRGINRGMVSTLIRETPSFGFYFLTYDCMTRYLGCEAEDNYVIPKLLFSGGMSGIVSWLSTYPMDVIKSRLQADGVGGVTQYNGILDCVKKSYHEEGWRVFTRGLTSTLLRAFPVNAATFATVTVFLMYMRSEDNLRECEPVIQQPSSL from the exons ATGGCGCTGGACTTCCTGGCGGGATGCGTCGGCG gtgCTGCTGGAGTGCTGGTAGGACACCCATTTGATACTGTTAAG GTTCGTCTACAAGTTCAAAATGTAGAGAAACCTCTCTACCGTGGGACCTTCCATTGCTTTCAGTCCATCATAAAGCAAGAATCT GCTTTTGGACTCTATAAAGGTATTGGGTCACCAATGATGGGACTTACCTTCATTAATGCACTTGTGTTCGGTGTACAAGGAAACACACTTCGTGCTCTTGGAAAAGACACTCCTCTAAACCAGTTCCTTGCAGGGTCAGCAGCAGGGGCTATCCAGTGCGTCATCTGCTGTCCCATGGAGTTGGCAAAGACAAGAATGCAGCTTCAAGGAACAGGAGAATacaaactaaaaatgaaaaactataAAAATTCTCTGGATTGTTTGATCAAAATCTATCGAAAGGAAGGGCTGAGGGGCATCAACAGGGGTATGGTCTCTACACTCATAAGAGAGACTCCAAGCTTTGGCTTTTACTTCCTGACCTACGACTGCATGACCAGGTATTTAGGCTGTGAAGCTGAGGACAATTACGTTATTCCCAAACTGCTGTTTTCCGGAGGGATGTCAGGAATTGTGTCCTGGCTCTCAACCTATCCCATGGACGTGATCAAATCCCGACTTCAGGCTGATGGAGTCGGAGGCGTTACACAGTACAACGGCATTTTAGACTGTGTCAAGAAGAGTTACCATGAAGAAGGCTGGAGGGTGTTCACCAGAGGTCTTACTTCCACACTTCTCCGTGCTTTCCCTGTCAACGCAGCTACCTTTGCTACTGTCACCGTGTTCCTAATGTATATGAGGTCAGAAGACAACCTTCGTGAATGTGAACCAGTAATCCAGCAGCCTTCCAGTTTGTGA
- the SLC25A29 gene encoding mitochondrial basic amino acids transporter isoform X2, with the protein MMGLTFINALVFGVQGNTLRALGKDTPLNQFLAGSAAGAIQCVICCPMELAKTRMQLQGTGEYKLKMKNYKNSLDCLIKIYRKEGLRGINRGMVSTLIRETPSFGFYFLTYDCMTRYLGCEAEDNYVIPKLLFSGGMSGIVSWLSTYPMDVIKSRLQADGVGGVTQYNGILDCVKKSYHEEGWRVFTRGLTSTLLRAFPVNAATFATVTVFLMYMRSEDNLRECEPVIQQPSSL; encoded by the coding sequence ATGATGGGACTTACCTTCATTAATGCACTTGTGTTCGGTGTACAAGGAAACACACTTCGTGCTCTTGGAAAAGACACTCCTCTAAACCAGTTCCTTGCAGGGTCAGCAGCAGGGGCTATCCAGTGCGTCATCTGCTGTCCCATGGAGTTGGCAAAGACAAGAATGCAGCTTCAAGGAACAGGAGAATacaaactaaaaatgaaaaactataAAAATTCTCTGGATTGTTTGATCAAAATCTATCGAAAGGAAGGGCTGAGGGGCATCAACAGGGGTATGGTCTCTACACTCATAAGAGAGACTCCAAGCTTTGGCTTTTACTTCCTGACCTACGACTGCATGACCAGGTATTTAGGCTGTGAAGCTGAGGACAATTACGTTATTCCCAAACTGCTGTTTTCCGGAGGGATGTCAGGAATTGTGTCCTGGCTCTCAACCTATCCCATGGACGTGATCAAATCCCGACTTCAGGCTGATGGAGTCGGAGGCGTTACACAGTACAACGGCATTTTAGACTGTGTCAAGAAGAGTTACCATGAAGAAGGCTGGAGGGTGTTCACCAGAGGTCTTACTTCCACACTTCTCCGTGCTTTCCCTGTCAACGCAGCTACCTTTGCTACTGTCACCGTGTTCCTAATGTATATGAGGTCAGAAGACAACCTTCGTGAATGTGAACCAGTAATCCAGCAGCCTTCCAGTTTGTGA